The DNA region ATATAGATAATTTTAACACTGTTAATAGCTATTATGGAGAATATATAGGGGATCAAGTGTTGAAAAAAATGGCATCTATTTTAAAACAAAACTTAAAGAGTGATGATTTAGTATGTAGATCAAATAAAGATGAATTTAGTGTTATATTCTCTAATACACTTTCTGAAACTGGATTTATTATGATTGAAGAGATAAGAAAATATTTAGAAGCAAATACATTCGCTCTAGGAGATAAAGAAAAGAAAAAGGAAATTAATATACGTATTAGTGTAGGTATAGCTAATTATCCTAGAAATGCTAAAAATTCTGTAGATCTTTTTAGAGCTGCTGATAGTGCGCTTTTTAGGGCGAAAAAGGAAGGAAAAAACCGAGTTTATATGGCAGAAAGTGAAAGTATGGTATTAAAGTCCAGCTATTATACAAAGACACAACTTGAAAGGTTAGCAGAATTGTCTCAGAAAACAGATAAGACAGAAGCGTTTTTACTTAGGGAAGCCTTGGATGATATTTTTGAAAAGTATAGTAAATAGGTTAGGTCTACAAACAGGCTACTAAAAATAGCTTGTTTATTTTTTTTGAAAAAACATACAATATATGTGAGTATCCTTAAAGCTTAGAGTATGTCCTATTTATTTTATAAAACTAGCATATAAGGATAAAATACCTGGTATTAAAAAGCCAGTAGGTAGGAGGTATTTTTATGGAATGGGTTTGTCCTATTTGTAATGGAATGGCAAGTTACATAGTAAAATGTTCTGATTGTGGTAATCAAATGGATGCAAGAGGTGCAATAGAAGATTACTTTGATGATTACAGCCCATATTTAGATAAAAGTATAACTCAAAGGATTGATGGTGTAGAAGGTCATCGGTGCGTACATCTTTTTTACTGTCCAAACTGTAATGATGATAAAAGAATACCTGTTAATCAAATTTGGATGTGAACAATATGTTTTAAAATTATCAGTCATTAGATAAAATTCTTGCAATAAATTTGATTTTTGCAAGAAAAAATGCAATAAATATTTAAGAAATTGCAAAATTAAATCTTTATTTAGAAATATATAGTTCCTTCTTTATGATTAGTTAATTGATGAATCTTCTAAAATAGAGGATTCTATGTATTGTAATTATAATATTATTATCTTTAAGCAATATATATAATTATAAAATGAAATAAAAATAATAATTATTTCAATTGACAAACAAATGATAATAATTTATAATAATATTACAAATAAAACTTATCTAAGGAAGGGGTTAAAATATGAAAGAGGATAAGAAACAAGAAAAAGGACTAAAAGAATCTAGGAATTGTGGAGTATATACTTGCATACACTGTGTTGTTAACACCTGTACCTTAGATGAATGTGAAATGTATGAAAATAGATTTTTGCAAGAAGGTTAAATAATAGTTCATATTAGTTAAAAATAAGACCCTATCTTTAAAGATAGGGTCTTATATATTTCTGCTGTTTTTATTAAATTTTTACCTAATT from Alkaliphilus flagellatus includes:
- a CDS encoding GGDEF domain-containing protein; this encodes MLQSIEGIMTKAELLSVVENKISSLNETFTLASIDIDNFNTVNSYYGEYIGDQVLKKMASILKQNLKSDDLVCRSNKDEFSVIFSNTLSETGFIMIEEIRKYLEANTFALGDKEKKKEINIRISVGIANYPRNAKNSVDLFRAADSALFRAKKEGKNRVYMAESESMVLKSSYYTKTQLERLAELSQKTDKTEAFLLREALDDIFEKYSK